Proteins co-encoded in one Stomoxys calcitrans chromosome 5, idStoCalc2.1, whole genome shotgun sequence genomic window:
- the LOC106094076 gene encoding leptin receptor gene-related protein: MLNANDENLKITTALIICAFMTCIGMTFLILACAVPQPKIFYPFFVLLFYVLSVIPIVLAKRLNPGSETNPKTEFALFITSGMVLSAFALPIVLAHTAVISWLACILTLVSNVINYLTIFGYVMRENEFDAPYGGMF, from the exons ATGCTCAATGCAAATGACGAAAATCTAAAAATCACTACAGC TTTAATAATATGTGCATTTATGACATGTATCGGCATGACTTTCCTTATTTTGGCTTGCGCCGTACCCCAACCAAAGATATTCTATCCATTCTTTGTGCTGCTGTTTTATGTTTTATCCGTAATACCGATCGTTCTGGCCAAACGACTGAATCCAGGCAGTGAAACAAATCCCAAGACAGAGTTTGCTTTATTCATTACAAGTGGCATGGTCTTAAGCGCTTTTGCATTGCCCATTGTCTTGGCTCACACTGCGGTG ATCTCTTGGCTGGCTTGTATTTTAACCTTGGTTAGTAACGTCATTAACTATTTGACCATCTTCGGCTATGTGATgagagaaaatgaatttgatgctCCATATGGCGGTATGTTCTAA